One genomic window of Nakamurella panacisegetis includes the following:
- a CDS encoding TIGR03767 family metallophosphoesterase has product MTLTHRTSIVGGPRSAHGYWELASAPGEKHLSRNDYLVGRRPVESRPLLTVAHLSDLHLCDSQSPARGEFLDRWSDPDSPLREVFGITGAYRAQDCLTVQVGAAMVRAVNNVRVGPVGGAPIDLAITTGDVMDSAQQNELGWYIDLLEGGRITPDSGSTARYEGVADHDRWDEAFWHPDPAQLPDDSPRPDRPRRLFGFPDAPGLLDALREPFDSPGLNMPWLAVHGNHDQLVQGTIPATGEFAVASVADLKAIGVPPHWTLEQVAQFCASIDAVDQAGLDRWSEMMTRPVTPDRSRRTIDRADFVAAHFRPTARPAGHGLPISDSSRCYYRHDHASRNGGDRTVTVLVLDTVDEHGGWQGSLDAPQLDWLESELASADTEKRYVVLASHHRLADLVNDRNAEGAPRRILTAELAERLEAHPCLVLWLNGHTHVTAVTGHGTTGNPNSWWEVTAPSLIDFPQQGRIVELLRSANGTLTVAVTMIDHTGEVPWSGGIDSVAAMAGLSRQLAANDWQYRPDDFAAHPLAGTAGDRNVLLHLPDPF; this is encoded by the coding sequence GTGACGCTGACTCACCGTACGTCCATCGTCGGCGGACCTCGTTCCGCACACGGCTACTGGGAGCTGGCTTCCGCGCCGGGCGAGAAACATCTGTCGCGCAACGACTATCTCGTCGGTCGACGGCCGGTGGAGAGCCGGCCCCTGCTCACGGTCGCCCATTTGTCAGACCTGCATCTGTGCGATTCCCAGTCGCCGGCCCGCGGTGAGTTCCTGGACCGCTGGTCGGACCCGGACTCGCCGTTGCGCGAGGTGTTCGGCATCACCGGCGCGTACCGGGCCCAGGATTGTCTGACCGTCCAGGTCGGCGCGGCCATGGTCCGCGCCGTCAACAACGTCCGGGTGGGACCCGTCGGCGGTGCGCCGATCGACCTGGCCATCACCACGGGCGACGTCATGGACAGCGCTCAGCAGAACGAACTCGGTTGGTACATCGACCTTCTCGAGGGCGGACGGATCACGCCCGACTCCGGTTCGACCGCGCGGTACGAGGGCGTCGCGGACCACGACCGGTGGGACGAGGCGTTCTGGCATCCGGACCCGGCACAGCTCCCGGACGACTCGCCCCGACCCGATCGCCCGCGCCGGTTGTTCGGTTTCCCCGACGCACCAGGGCTTCTCGACGCGCTTCGAGAACCGTTCGACTCACCGGGCCTGAACATGCCGTGGCTGGCCGTACACGGCAACCACGACCAGCTGGTGCAGGGGACCATCCCGGCCACCGGTGAGTTCGCCGTGGCGTCCGTCGCCGACCTCAAAGCGATCGGTGTACCGCCCCACTGGACGCTCGAGCAGGTGGCGCAGTTCTGCGCGTCCATCGATGCGGTCGATCAGGCCGGACTCGATCGGTGGAGCGAGATGATGACCAGGCCGGTGACTCCCGACCGCTCGCGGCGGACCATCGACCGGGCTGATTTCGTCGCCGCCCACTTCCGCCCGACCGCGCGCCCGGCCGGACACGGTCTACCGATCTCGGATTCGTCCCGGTGCTACTACCGGCACGATCACGCGTCCCGGAACGGCGGCGACCGGACGGTGACCGTGCTGGTCCTGGACACGGTCGACGAACACGGCGGTTGGCAGGGCAGCCTGGACGCTCCCCAACTGGACTGGCTGGAATCGGAACTGGCCAGCGCCGACACCGAGAAGCGTTATGTGGTACTGGCATCGCACCATCGGTTGGCCGATCTGGTCAACGACCGCAACGCAGAAGGAGCGCCCCGACGGATCCTCACGGCCGAGCTGGCCGAGCGTTTGGAGGCCCATCCCTGCTTGGTGCTCTGGCTCAACGGCCATACACACGTCACGGCGGTGACCGGACACGGCACGACCGGCAACCCGAACTCGTGGTGGGAGGTGACCGCCCCCTCCCTGATCGACTTCCCCCAGCAGGGCCGCATCGTCGAACTGCTGCGGTCGGCCAACGGCACCCTGACCGTTGCCGTCACCATGATCGATCACACCGGCGAGGTGCCCTGGTCGGGTGGGATCGACTCGGTCGCGGCGATGGCCGGCCTGTCGCGCCAGTTGGCGGCGAACGACTGGCAGTACCGGCCCGACGATTTCGCCGCCCATCCGTTGGCCGGAACCGCTGGGGACCGAAACGTGTTGCTGCACTTGCCCGACCCGTTCTGA
- a CDS encoding transglycosylase SLT domain-containing protein, with amino-acid sequence MGGPAVVGERIWKGINMIMFSRKPKWVAVLAGAALLVALPVVPGTASAAAPAGPSQAAATARPAGSFVPLASTRILDTRTGNGARGPIAAGGSFAVLVLGRGGVPSSGVSAVMVNITVANPTVGAGLTAYADGTSLPGTTNVSFAAGQTVANLAMVPVGTNGQVRIHISGRAGAVQVLLDVSGYYTAGAPTAAGTFKAMVPTRLADTRVGTGVARAKVASSSSLNVRIGGAAGLPQAVAAVAVDVTTIPSSVSGFITVFPTGSARPNTPAVNFRAGRSTTSLVVVPLWSDGRISLFNGSTGAQDMVVDLVGYYLNTYSGQIGTLQTIGQQRVVDMPASGATLAAQGTLTVPLAGRYGIPNAGVSAVAVNVTVVDPAHSGDIRAISGSAVPSTSNINFGAHVTTSNLIVLPLVNGAVRLFNDVGAGVHLQVSIVGVFWDGSGAARCNAVPTDPNGTAVTRWNPLVQCILAVLAQSQGSTTVNDVDTVIQYESSGDPNAINRWDLNWQAGHPSEGLIQVIQPTFDTWHSPLLPNNLLNPAANLYAGLNYAIHTYGSIHNIPGLVSLRSGGPYKGYIAKS; translated from the coding sequence TTGGGCGGGCCTGCTGTTGTGGGCGAACGCATCTGGAAAGGCATCAACATGATCATGTTCTCCCGCAAGCCGAAATGGGTCGCCGTCCTGGCTGGTGCGGCGTTATTGGTTGCGCTGCCGGTTGTTCCGGGCACCGCCTCGGCGGCCGCGCCGGCCGGCCCGTCGCAGGCCGCGGCCACTGCGCGGCCCGCCGGTTCCTTCGTCCCGCTGGCGTCGACGCGAATCCTGGACACCCGCACCGGAAACGGGGCGCGTGGGCCGATCGCGGCCGGCGGCTCGTTCGCCGTGCTGGTGCTCGGCCGCGGCGGCGTACCCAGTTCCGGCGTATCGGCCGTGATGGTGAACATCACGGTCGCCAACCCGACGGTCGGTGCCGGGCTCACGGCGTACGCCGACGGCACGTCTCTGCCGGGCACGACCAACGTCAGTTTCGCCGCCGGGCAGACGGTGGCCAACCTGGCGATGGTTCCGGTCGGGACGAACGGCCAGGTGCGGATCCACATCAGTGGACGTGCGGGGGCGGTGCAGGTCCTTCTGGACGTGTCCGGCTACTACACGGCAGGTGCCCCGACGGCCGCCGGCACCTTCAAGGCGATGGTGCCGACCCGGCTCGCTGACACCCGGGTGGGCACTGGTGTGGCGCGGGCCAAGGTTGCCTCGTCATCATCCCTGAATGTGCGGATCGGCGGGGCCGCCGGCCTGCCGCAGGCGGTCGCCGCCGTCGCGGTCGACGTGACCACGATCCCCTCGTCGGTGTCCGGCTTCATCACCGTCTTCCCGACCGGTAGTGCGAGGCCGAACACGCCCGCGGTCAACTTCCGGGCCGGTCGCAGCACCACCAGCCTGGTTGTCGTCCCGTTGTGGTCGGACGGCCGGATCTCCCTGTTCAACGGCAGTACCGGAGCCCAGGACATGGTGGTCGACCTGGTGGGTTACTACCTCAACACCTACTCCGGGCAGATCGGCACGCTACAGACGATCGGCCAGCAGCGCGTCGTGGACATGCCTGCGTCGGGCGCCACTCTGGCCGCCCAGGGGACGCTGACGGTGCCGTTGGCCGGCCGCTACGGCATCCCGAACGCCGGGGTGTCGGCCGTTGCGGTGAATGTCACGGTGGTCGACCCGGCCCACTCCGGTGACATCCGCGCGATCAGCGGCTCGGCGGTCCCGAGCACCTCCAACATCAACTTCGGGGCGCACGTCACCACGTCCAACCTGATCGTCCTGCCGCTCGTCAACGGCGCCGTCCGCCTGTTCAACGACGTCGGCGCCGGGGTTCACCTGCAGGTCTCGATCGTCGGGGTGTTCTGGGACGGATCGGGAGCAGCGCGGTGCAACGCGGTGCCGACCGACCCCAACGGGACCGCCGTGACCCGCTGGAACCCGCTGGTGCAGTGCATTCTGGCCGTGTTGGCCCAGTCGCAGGGTTCGACCACGGTCAACGACGTCGACACGGTGATCCAGTACGAGTCCAGCGGTGATCCGAACGCGATCAACCGGTGGGACCTCAACTGGCAGGCGGGGCATCCGTCCGAGGGGCTGATTCAGGTGATCCAGCCGACGTTCGACACCTGGCACTCGCCGCTGCTGCCGAACAACCTGCTCAACCCGGCGGCCAACCTCTATGCCGGGCTCAACTACGCCATTCACACCTACGGGTCGATCCACAACATCCCGGGCCTGGTGTCGCTGCGCAGCGGCGGTCCCTACAAGGGGTACATCGCCAAGTCCTGA
- a CDS encoding FAD:protein FMN transferase, with amino-acid sequence MNPTSGRVDFEIWSTTATLVVTDPAALGAARAELDDELGHTEVACSRFRADSEINALLRSPGRRVSLSPTLNDAMAAALRIASATSYLVDPTVAAAVIALGYDRDIALLGDIAGLSDLVDRGIGEATATARPAPGAWRVEHDHEAATVTVPAGVGLDLGATAKAFAADRAAVRIHSRLGCGVLVSLGGDISVAGPAPDGGWSIAIADDHRTAEADPQTTVAISSGGLATSSITARRWRTPVGVRHHLVDPRTGENPAPLWRSASVAAGSAVDANAGATAAIILGDQAPVWLAERRLPSRLVRIDGSVVAVAGWPADQQRAA; translated from the coding sequence ATGAACCCCACCAGCGGTCGCGTGGATTTCGAGATCTGGTCCACGACAGCCACTCTCGTCGTCACCGATCCGGCCGCACTGGGCGCCGCACGAGCCGAACTCGACGACGAGCTGGGCCACACCGAAGTGGCCTGCAGCCGGTTCCGGGCCGACTCCGAGATCAACGCCCTGCTCCGCTCCCCCGGCCGTCGGGTGTCCCTGTCACCGACCCTGAACGACGCGATGGCGGCCGCACTCCGGATCGCCTCCGCGACCTCGTACCTCGTCGACCCGACCGTCGCGGCCGCCGTCATCGCCCTGGGCTACGACCGGGACATCGCCCTGCTCGGCGACATCGCCGGGCTCTCCGATCTGGTCGACCGGGGCATCGGCGAGGCCACGGCAACCGCCCGGCCGGCCCCGGGGGCCTGGCGGGTCGAACACGATCACGAAGCCGCCACGGTCACCGTCCCGGCCGGGGTGGGACTCGATCTGGGTGCCACCGCGAAGGCATTCGCCGCCGATCGGGCGGCGGTTCGGATCCACTCCCGCCTCGGATGCGGGGTGCTGGTGAGTCTGGGCGGCGACATCTCCGTCGCCGGGCCGGCTCCGGACGGCGGCTGGAGCATCGCCATCGCCGACGACCACCGCACGGCCGAGGCCGATCCGCAGACGACCGTCGCGATCAGCAGCGGCGGCCTGGCCACGTCGTCGATCACCGCCCGCCGGTGGCGCACGCCGGTCGGTGTGCGGCACCACCTGGTCGATCCACGCACCGGAGAGAATCCGGCTCCGCTGTGGCGCAGTGCGTCGGTCGCGGCCGGCAGCGCGGTGGACGCCAACGCCGGCGCCACCGCGGCGATCATCCTCGGCGACCAGGCGCCCGTCTGGCTGGCCGAGCGTCGCCTCCCGTCCCGGCTGGTCCGCATCGACGGCTCGGTCGTGGCCGTGGCCGGATGGCCGGCCGATCAGCAGCGAGCGGCGTGA
- a CDS encoding ferric reductase-like transmembrane domain-containing protein: protein MSTQILWYASRATGAVSLVLFSAVMVLGILTAGRKGSSFLPRAAVLRLHRSLTITSMAFLAIHIVTAISDGYVSLSFLDAILPFRSAWEPMWIGLGTVAVDLMLAVGITSALRRRLSPSAWKAVHLSSYAMWPIAVLHGFGTSGGDGTSPWMIILDIVCIAGVLGALAVRLRPDRHPDSVARQAATTAHPRESIGAGR, encoded by the coding sequence ATGAGCACCCAGATCCTCTGGTACGCCAGCCGGGCCACCGGCGCCGTCTCCCTGGTGCTGTTCAGTGCCGTCATGGTGCTCGGCATACTCACCGCCGGACGAAAGGGCTCGTCGTTTCTGCCCCGCGCCGCCGTGCTGCGCCTGCACCGGTCCCTGACCATCACGTCAATGGCCTTCCTCGCGATCCACATCGTCACGGCGATCAGCGACGGCTACGTCAGCCTTTCCTTCCTGGACGCGATCCTGCCGTTCCGCTCGGCGTGGGAACCGATGTGGATCGGGCTCGGCACAGTGGCCGTCGATCTGATGCTGGCCGTCGGGATCACCAGCGCTCTCCGACGCCGTCTCTCCCCGTCGGCGTGGAAGGCCGTGCATCTGAGCTCGTACGCCATGTGGCCGATTGCCGTCCTGCACGGCTTCGGCACGTCCGGCGGCGACGGTACGTCGCCCTGGATGATCATCCTCGACATTGTCTGCATCGCCGGCGTTCTCGGCGCCCTCGCAGTGAGGCTGCGGCCCGACCGGCACCCGGACAGCGTGGCCCGCCAGGCCGCGACGACCGCCCATCCCCGCGAATCGATCGGAGCCGGCCGTTGA
- a CDS encoding SEC-C metal-binding domain-containing protein: MTDKAALAIAAALQNEISLSRPELLAELRRRGITLGEEAFAQMWQDDRLRLLARVELADPELVVNLPLALTERVFTHRVSATEIAADQVITLPDLAALWPIIDTAPYNTVNNHPFAEVFDDEEADSVLQLAAGTLAEYAAGSLIAITVTDDGLTLAGAPEPEPSELARLSSVVLDDYLEVFGVDLVSTSPDPVFAEDEPEVLADLPRSRGAVPLEEFLALVLARHPQVFTTAGWPVADLLEQLDLEHQDGMIAVAGFDFEADSQARAEADEIEMLTETYDLDPTQAAAVVAFSDKIAEVHDAVHEWADDGTDEGNAPEVEALDLVPELPFLSDPMVVVAIAEENLTGDPHLGDMLSSILHTLTQVTPRRSQAGVAWLQGRCADLLGQIDQAQTLYEKALELDADHFPAMRELATIHSLRGDANKAVSLLQRAGVPADDPELAVVSKYTGEARADIGRNDDCWCGSGRKYKKCHLGRSDHDLESRREWLYDKVAHWIRNGSGRELLVELATTSADPAAGPEALFEAVQNPVLTDIAMFEGCYLADFLDLRGPALPADERALLEAWLDTRRGLYKIDAMDRFRGLTLTDVASGDTAVVPLTGLKSKVRVGDRVVLRLLPAGESVAVPGGLVVVPAGRRELVTGLLDLQGSDEVDPIRTAAVLFGRPAPLD, encoded by the coding sequence GTGACCGACAAAGCCGCACTGGCCATCGCCGCCGCCCTGCAGAACGAAATCTCGCTATCGCGACCCGAGCTCCTGGCCGAACTCCGCCGCCGCGGGATCACGCTCGGTGAGGAAGCTTTCGCGCAGATGTGGCAGGACGACCGACTGCGCCTGTTGGCCCGGGTGGAATTGGCAGATCCGGAACTGGTGGTCAACCTGCCACTGGCTCTGACGGAACGGGTCTTCACCCATCGGGTAAGCGCCACCGAGATAGCCGCCGACCAAGTCATCACTCTGCCCGACCTCGCGGCGCTCTGGCCGATCATTGATACGGCGCCGTACAACACCGTGAACAATCACCCGTTCGCCGAGGTGTTCGACGACGAAGAAGCCGATTCGGTCCTGCAACTGGCCGCCGGCACGTTGGCCGAGTACGCCGCCGGTTCGCTGATCGCCATCACCGTCACCGACGACGGGTTGACGCTGGCCGGTGCCCCGGAGCCCGAGCCGTCCGAGCTGGCTCGGCTGAGCTCGGTCGTCCTCGACGACTACCTGGAGGTCTTCGGGGTCGACCTGGTCAGCACGTCACCGGACCCGGTGTTCGCCGAGGACGAGCCGGAGGTGCTGGCCGACCTGCCCCGCTCGAGGGGGGCCGTGCCCTTGGAGGAGTTCCTGGCGCTGGTGCTGGCCCGTCATCCGCAGGTCTTCACCACTGCCGGGTGGCCCGTCGCCGACCTGCTGGAGCAGCTCGACCTCGAGCACCAGGACGGCATGATCGCTGTCGCCGGCTTCGACTTCGAGGCCGACAGCCAGGCCCGGGCCGAAGCCGACGAGATCGAGATGCTCACCGAGACCTACGATCTCGATCCGACGCAGGCCGCTGCAGTCGTCGCGTTCTCGGACAAGATCGCCGAGGTGCACGACGCCGTGCACGAGTGGGCGGACGACGGGACGGACGAGGGAAACGCTCCTGAGGTCGAGGCGCTGGACCTGGTCCCGGAACTGCCGTTCCTGTCCGACCCGATGGTCGTGGTGGCCATCGCCGAGGAGAACCTGACCGGTGATCCGCACCTCGGTGACATGCTCTCGTCGATCCTGCACACCCTGACCCAGGTGACCCCGCGCCGCTCACAGGCCGGCGTCGCCTGGTTGCAGGGCCGCTGCGCCGACCTGCTCGGCCAGATCGACCAGGCGCAGACGCTCTACGAGAAAGCCCTCGAGCTGGACGCCGATCATTTCCCGGCCATGCGGGAGCTGGCCACCATCCACTCGTTGCGGGGCGACGCCAACAAGGCGGTCTCCCTGCTGCAGCGGGCCGGTGTGCCGGCCGACGACCCGGAACTGGCCGTCGTGTCGAAGTACACCGGGGAGGCCAGGGCCGACATCGGGCGGAACGACGACTGTTGGTGCGGGTCGGGTCGCAAGTACAAGAAATGCCACCTCGGACGGTCCGACCATGATCTGGAGTCTCGCCGCGAGTGGCTGTACGACAAGGTCGCTCACTGGATCCGCAACGGATCCGGCCGAGAGCTGTTGGTGGAACTGGCGACGACCAGCGCCGACCCGGCCGCCGGACCGGAGGCCCTGTTCGAGGCCGTGCAGAACCCGGTGCTGACTGATATCGCCATGTTCGAGGGCTGCTATCTGGCCGACTTCCTGGATCTGCGCGGTCCGGCCCTTCCGGCCGACGAACGGGCTTTGTTGGAAGCCTGGCTCGACACCCGCCGCGGCCTGTACAAGATCGATGCCATGGACCGTTTCCGTGGGCTGACCCTGACCGACGTGGCGTCCGGCGACACGGCCGTGGTGCCGCTGACCGGCCTCAAGTCCAAGGTGCGGGTCGGGGACCGGGTGGTCCTTCGTCTCCTGCCGGCCGGCGAGTCAGTGGCGGTGCCGGGCGGTCTGGTCGTGGTGCCGGCCGGCCGACGGGAACTGGTCACCGGCCTGCTGGACCTCCAGGGCAGCGACGAGGTCGACCCGATCCGCACCGCGGCGGTGCTGTTCGGACGGCCGGCCCCGCTCGACTGA
- a CDS encoding TPM domain-containing protein produces the protein MSLSRVTSRSPLRAVLVALLMLCGILAGAGTASAEGPFSLPSQITDHNKSVGCSNSSVNTALADLRSADSVQLWVVFTDSFSGTSGESWAAQTFTKSGLGANTILLAVATKDRSFGIKASSTFPLDSTRLSAVTQQDITPKLSSGDWAGAVVAAADGYRSAIGSAGTPTASSAGAPSCTASSAAGSSGSKSWILWVVLLVLLGGGLVWYLRARKTKAANPNQPGGATGGGRGDGQPGRPTEPLEPLQSVSDRSVQVLIATDNAVRTSEQQLTLAESTFGAPAMADFRAAFERARTSLAAAFQLRQQIDDDIPEDDDTRRAWMNEIIQRCTEADAELDAQSDRFDAMLDLKNQLPTALTALNSDVATQENRVPDAMATLARLSSTYAPSALSTIINNAAEAGHRISFAREAMATAVSESTAADNTPAVVAARSAQEAVAQAKTLLDAIDKLSSDLADASAQLPARLAPVQAELDAARTAFGQGSTGSAGASIAQRLQQVETALKTVAGPAGPKDPILATQRVREADATLDDILAATRSAQETQQRALAALQQSLDAAQSKITGAGDFINTRRGAVGSEARTRLAEAQRHLSNALAQAGSDPAAALSESRQAESLADEAARLAQNDMGRWQGPGGGGFAGGGGGSFTGAVLGGILGGMLSGGGRGGGFGGFGGGGFGGGGFGGGGFGGGDSGGFGEGGRF, from the coding sequence ATGTCGTTGTCACGAGTGACGTCCCGTTCCCCGCTGCGCGCTGTGCTGGTGGCGTTGCTGATGCTGTGCGGCATCCTGGCCGGGGCCGGCACGGCATCGGCCGAGGGCCCGTTCAGCCTGCCCAGCCAAATCACCGACCACAACAAGTCGGTCGGATGCAGCAACAGTTCGGTGAACACCGCCCTGGCCGATCTGCGCTCGGCCGACTCCGTGCAGCTGTGGGTGGTGTTCACCGACAGCTTCTCGGGCACCTCCGGTGAGTCGTGGGCGGCTCAGACGTTCACCAAGTCCGGCCTCGGGGCCAACACCATCCTGCTGGCCGTGGCCACGAAAGACCGGTCGTTCGGGATCAAGGCGTCCTCCACGTTCCCGCTCGACTCGACCAGGCTGTCCGCCGTCACCCAGCAGGACATCACCCCCAAGCTGAGCAGCGGCGACTGGGCCGGGGCGGTTGTCGCCGCAGCCGATGGCTATCGGTCAGCGATCGGCAGCGCGGGTACCCCGACGGCGAGCTCGGCCGGCGCCCCGTCCTGCACCGCGTCCAGTGCCGCCGGGTCCTCCGGCAGCAAGTCCTGGATCCTCTGGGTGGTCCTGCTGGTCCTGCTCGGTGGAGGGTTGGTCTGGTACCTGCGAGCCCGTAAGACCAAGGCGGCCAACCCCAACCAACCGGGTGGAGCCACCGGCGGCGGCCGCGGGGACGGGCAGCCCGGCAGGCCGACCGAACCGCTGGAGCCGCTGCAGTCGGTGTCCGACCGGAGTGTCCAGGTCCTGATCGCCACCGACAACGCCGTCCGCACCAGCGAACAGCAGCTGACCCTGGCCGAGTCCACCTTCGGTGCGCCGGCCATGGCCGATTTCCGGGCCGCCTTCGAACGGGCACGCACCTCCCTGGCCGCCGCCTTCCAGCTGCGACAGCAGATCGACGACGACATCCCCGAGGACGACGACACCCGCCGGGCCTGGATGAACGAGATCATCCAGCGGTGCACCGAGGCCGACGCCGAACTGGACGCGCAGAGCGACCGGTTCGATGCCATGTTGGATCTGAAGAACCAGCTTCCGACCGCGCTCACCGCCCTCAACAGCGACGTCGCCACCCAGGAGAACCGGGTGCCGGACGCCATGGCCACGCTGGCCCGGCTGAGCAGCACCTACGCGCCGAGCGCCCTGTCCACGATCATCAACAACGCCGCCGAGGCCGGCCACCGGATCTCCTTCGCCAGGGAGGCGATGGCCACCGCTGTATCCGAGAGCACGGCGGCCGACAACACTCCGGCCGTGGTCGCCGCCCGCAGCGCCCAGGAGGCGGTCGCCCAGGCCAAGACGCTGCTCGACGCGATCGACAAGCTCAGCTCCGACCTGGCCGACGCGTCGGCCCAGCTGCCGGCGCGCCTGGCCCCGGTGCAGGCCGAGCTGGATGCGGCCAGGACGGCGTTCGGGCAGGGCAGCACCGGCTCGGCCGGTGCGTCGATCGCGCAACGCCTGCAGCAGGTCGAGACGGCATTGAAGACGGTGGCCGGCCCGGCCGGACCGAAGGATCCGATCCTGGCCACACAACGGGTCCGGGAGGCCGACGCGACGCTCGACGACATCCTGGCCGCCACCCGATCCGCTCAGGAAACCCAACAGCGCGCCCTGGCCGCCCTGCAGCAGTCGCTGGACGCGGCCCAGTCCAAGATCACCGGCGCGGGTGACTTCATCAACACCCGGCGGGGCGCCGTCGGCAGCGAGGCCCGTACCCGCCTGGCCGAGGCCCAGCGGCACCTGTCGAACGCGCTGGCCCAGGCCGGCTCCGACCCGGCCGCCGCGCTGTCCGAATCACGCCAGGCCGAGTCGCTGGCCGATGAGGCGGCCCGGCTGGCCCAGAACGACATGGGTCGCTGGCAGGGACCGGGCGGTGGCGGTTTCGCCGGAGGCGGGGGCGGCAGCTTCACCGGCGCCGTGCTGGGCGGCATCCTCGGCGGCATGCTCAGCGGCGGAGGCCGGGGCGGCGGATTCGGCGGTTTCGGCGGCGGCGGTTTCGGCGGTGGCGGTTTCGGCGGCGGCGGCTTCGGGGGCGGCGATTCGGGCGGGTTCGGCGAGGGCGGCCGGTTCTGA
- a CDS encoding TIGR00266 family protein: MQIQLRHNPSFTVGRMFLTPGESVRVESGAMIAHSGGVTLAARAEGGIMQGLRRSVLGGESFFVTTYTAPAEGGWVDVAGVLPGDVAAIDITPDRPYYLAKGNWIANSSGVTIDTQWGGRASLFGGEGGFGIRASGSGQALVSCYGAIDVFDLQPGQPVVIDTGHVVAYDLNIAFRMRRAVEGRSIQSMKSGEGFVFDFTGPGRVLLQTRNPESFAEWARSAAPGRNPKSGLFG, from the coding sequence ATGCAGATCCAACTCAGGCACAACCCGTCCTTCACCGTCGGCCGGATGTTTCTCACGCCGGGCGAGAGTGTCCGCGTCGAATCGGGCGCGATGATCGCACACTCGGGCGGGGTCACGTTGGCCGCTCGGGCCGAGGGCGGCATCATGCAGGGTCTGCGACGGTCGGTGCTGGGCGGCGAGTCGTTCTTCGTCACCACCTACACGGCGCCGGCCGAAGGCGGCTGGGTGGACGTGGCGGGAGTGCTGCCGGGTGACGTCGCCGCCATCGACATCACCCCCGACCGGCCGTACTACCTGGCCAAGGGCAACTGGATCGCCAATTCCTCGGGTGTCACCATCGACACGCAGTGGGGCGGCCGGGCGAGCCTGTTCGGCGGCGAGGGCGGGTTCGGGATCAGGGCGTCGGGCAGCGGGCAGGCACTGGTCAGCTGCTACGGGGCCATCGACGTGTTCGATCTGCAGCCTGGGCAGCCGGTCGTCATCGACACCGGGCACGTCGTGGCCTACGACCTCAACATCGCGTTCCGGATGCGCCGGGCCGTCGAGGGCCGATCGATCCAGTCGATGAAGTCCGGTGAGGGTTTCGTCTTCGACTTCACCGGCCCGGGCCGCGTGCTGTTGCAGACGCGCAACCCCGAGTCGTTCGCCGAGTGGGCACGTTCGGCCGCACCGGGGCGCAACCCGAAGAGCGGCCTGTTCGGCTGA